Part of the Arvicanthis niloticus isolate mArvNil1 chromosome 2, mArvNil1.pat.X, whole genome shotgun sequence genome, ACAGGCAAGTCAATATGCCATGAAAACACTTAAGACCTAACCTGCTATCCTCCCGTGTGCTCAGCCTTTTTATTTAATCTCCCTTTAAGAGAAACGAAAGGATCTGTACAAAGAAGACTCGATGTCTCCATGGTATGATTAAGGGCCAggtttttattatagatatgagaAAAAACAgtggcatctggaagagtccagagtagAGAGAGGGGGAAGTAGACTGAACACGGCCAGCAGACTGGACATGGCAGGGCTGTCTGTGAGACAGAGTAGCAGACTGAACACGGCCAGCAGACTGGACATGGCAGGGCTGTCTGTGAGACAGAACAGCAGAGatcagagcagagagaaacagcGGGAATAGCAGGGTTTTACACTAGTGTTTATTCGAAAAGACCAATAGTTTATGTTTCTTACTACACAAGCCAAGTATGGAGGTATATACCTGTCACAGTGGTTTGGATGTCATGTCTCCCATTTTTGTGGGCATTTGAGTATCAGGTCCCCAGGTGGTGACCCTGTTTAGGGAggtttaagaggtgtggccttgctggaggaagggcATTTGCTGGGGCAGGAGTTGAGGTTTCAAAGCCTCCCACAATCCCCAGcttgctccctctgcttccagtTTGTGGTCTGAATCTGAGCCCTCAGTCGTCAGTTCCCAGCTCTGCTACTGTGCCTGATGCTGAAAGGGGAGCTTCCCCAGGAAGCTCatgctgggagaaagaaaaggtggCAGCAGTCTGTCAGGAAGAGATCTCATGTGATTCTGACAGCTTTCAGACCATCTCACAGGGTGAGACTTAAGCCTAGATAAGTGTGGGtgaatggatctctgtgagtttgaggccagcctggtctacacagtgaatttcaggggcagccaaggctgttacacagagaaaccctgtctcaaacaaaacaaggaaacaaaaatccaAGTGCAGGTCCCACCTGCTGTGCTTGGTCTTCAGCATGCACCCTCTTGATGAAGGCCATAGTCTCATCTTGCTGGGAGCTTTTGCTTTGCTTGGTGTTCTTTTATGTGATACTGAGAAGATTTCTAACAGGTAGGGACCAAACCCAGAACTTAACCAATTTCAGCTCAAGCTTCGACTTTGCTGTTTTAGATTTATCTTACTTCTAATTTCGGgtgccacatgtgtgtgggtacctgTACAGGCCAGATGTATCAGATCTGCAGCTAGAGTTACAAGTAATGGTGTGATACCtgatgtgcttgctgggaattgaacagtggtcctctggaagagtaagatattctcttaacagctgagccatctcttcatttcCCCATGCTATAACATCTTTAACCCTTTTGTGCCAAGGGCCAGCCCTTCTTTCTGCTTGGTTCctcttgaggcagcagagggggaagagctgggggaagatttggtcttacaagatatttagggttgctgttttataataaaacagtTACTATCTTAAGTTCAAGTCACTTAGCACCTCAACCTAATACAGCAAGAGATTAAGTAAAGtagccttccttctttctcctccggAACTGCTCAGCTGACTCCCAGCCTGCTAgtagaagtcacaggaagaaaagggggaCACTTTGACAAGTGATTTCAGCCTTTGTTTCTATGTTCTCTCTAAACAGTTTCTCCTATGAAAGTTCTCTAAGAAAGGGGGGTCAGGGAATTAAATAAAGAATTAATTGCTAAAGCCTTGTCCTCCTTGTCCAGATGCCTCTTAATTGTCAGGTTTGGAGgaagtttggagcaataaacttctattgaaccAGAAGAAGATCATGttcacagaaggaaaaacttttacacaagcaaatatggATTAAACTcaaataaattcatatacagattcatgcatacacattcacagaTCTCCATTTGAACTAGCTTACATGTTATctcataattacacacacacacacacacacacacacatagagcaaaagaccaagcaccagtgcagaaagaactcactcattctgaatgaaaaatgagctccaattgcatagagaaagaaagagcttctacccttttaatgctaaatgaattaaaaccaagtctgtaagaagaaagctttgttctctttagtaagactaagcctgccttgctCTTAAGAAAGGACCTGGTCTGtcccatggtaaggagaagcctgcctgctccttctgctctctctgcagcttcttctgtttccctctttccctctgcattctgcaTATTGCTCTCTTAATTTTTTATGTTGCCTTATAGTTTCTAAGCTACTCCACTCTGCACTCTCctaatcttgctctctcctcctgctctgatgtaacaatgctctgcttcctgccttacTCCCAGTGCCATCTCTCCAATGTTGTATCTTCCAATGTGATCTTTCCTAGTCTTTTGTATCTTTTCTAGAAGAATAGTTCACATGTTTTTTTCCAAGCATTCCTCCACCTCCTTTTTAACAAAAGTTCACTAGAAGTTCAAACATAAACTAAATAAGTTTACAACAgtgaatgtatgcatgcatatccattaggagtaattatctggctaaacattcatcatctgtcACCAGCTCTACAGGTTCATAGAGAGTTAAAAACCGTAACTTTTGTGGCTAAGTTTTGTATTGATAAacacagtcaatattttatctcctGTCCTTGCACCTATAATATATCGTTAGTTCCCTTTTTaagacctttggttaatggttttacaacctcttggaatgtgttctaagttgtagatgcctgcttgctatctcagaagcaattaactcatgacacATGAAGACTGGAAGAGTTTTCAATGCAGTTTTCACATCAGAGAAGACTTATTAACAGTCCTAtcataaaagagcttaataattactaatataattttaggaattctagGATCCGCATTAAgcattaagaagtcatctatttgtctatatagcatcactacaagacagtacatcttcattgtttttttttctgcagagatCTCAAAggggtgggctaatacctagtgattgttatatatatttaataatactaggaaaagcatattaatagcaggactTTTTCCTACAATGAAATCTCCTTGGCCTTGCCAGCAGAAGCAAATCCATCACTAATTGTACAGTCCATGGcagaaccatctcaggaagatcacctgctagtttttagcttctccttgatGGCTCCTGGCACTTTTGTAGCCattctacatatatatgtgtgtgtgtgtgtgtgtgtgtgtgtgtgtgtgtgtgtgtgtgtgtgtgttatcactattagatttatataatattaaataataaaataatattattttatattttatattacacatatattatagacattattataattaacatatagtaaaataatatcaaataataagataataaaattaaatatttaaaaataatatataatacatttatatgtacTAACATATATGTACTAATATACATGTACTGTGATATGTATTTTATACACATTATTAGTTAATATTGATAGTTAAAATTGTAGTAAAAGAACCTGTGTTTGCCAATGGACAAATGTCAAGGGAAATCACGATTACCTGGTGTTAGATTATGGGCTAGAGCTAATCCGGCCATACACACTGACAGCAACCTCTCTCTAACAGTTCCAGAAAGGCAGTGAATGGCAAGTGCCCTACCCAGGGCAGAGAGTGGGCCCTAAAATGCAAATGTTCGAATCCAGATGCTGCTCAGGCCATGATGCCTGCAGCAGCCTTTTCCCTCTCACAGATGTTAACAGATGGAGACACTGACTGATTCCCTAGCTGACAGACATCCTGGGGTAAGGGTCCCTCACCAGAGTGAGTTTGCAGCAAAGGGTACTCCCTGCCTGTCCCACACCCCCTTTGTGGGTTTATGCCGTGAAACTTTCCCTATCTTCAGAAAAGACGAACAGATCCCACTTTTACCacatgggctttgagactctGCCCTGTTGTCTCTGGTGCTGGGGCCTGAACTGTCCCAGGAACCCCACCATGCTGTTTTCTCTCCATCTGTACATGGTGttactaattttgttttgtttttgttagattGTTCggttttcaaaacagagtttctgtgtagccctggctgtcctggaactcactctgtagaccaggctggccttgaacgaaGAGATCTgccttcccctgcctccaccacccAGATGTCCAGatgttgtttctaatttctttctttttttctttctttctttctttctttctttctttctttctttttttttctttttctttttctttttttttttttttttttttggttgtttctttcTCAGTAATCCATCTCAGTGTCCCTTTAGAAAACAACTCAGACCCTTTCAGCAAGTCACAGTCAACAACACCGGGACAGCTGTGGATTTATTGTTATTACACACACTCTGACATTTCAGAATAGTACAGCTCTCAGAGCAGGTGGCTACGTCATGACATGGCTCTGGGTTCCTGTGGTGAGTAGGGAAAGCTCAGCATCCAGCCCATTGGAAGTATAAGCATGCATCTGAGTCGCTGAGGACTGGGGCCCTAGAAGAACCACAGTGtcttcccttccctgcccctAGGGCTTCCAGCATCCTGGTCTCCACGACAAGAGCTTCTCTGAGGGCCATTCCTCATTTCCTTATTGATACAAGCCCATAAATCTGAGGAGTGGGCAACAAGCTGAGACAGAGGTTGGTGACTGGGCAATGGGAGGGCCTCAGAGTGCTTCACCTACCATGGGGATCGGGCAGGTCTTTGTGGCACAAGCTTCATAGAGTGGTTTTTAGGTAAGCACGGAATTCTCAGCATCTGAGAACAATTCAGGGGATGAAAGGTGCAAGTCGGCAAGAGGTCCCAGGGGCTGGGCAGGGCAGAGGATCAAAGGTGGTTGAGCGTAAGTAAAGAAAGGGAGCATCTAGAAGCAGGCAGATGGCACGGACCCACCCCTTCCATCTCCATGGTCCCAAGTGCCACACTTACACAGTGGCGAGGGCTCTCCAGTGATGATGGAGCCAAACTCCACAGGGTGAACACCAGCCAGGGGTTGGTCCCTGCAGGGGCCATTGATGGACCAGATAAGAGTTCAGAAGGAAATTGATGGTGTATGAGACAAAGGGTGATTGCTTCCCCAAGACACGGTCCCCAGGTCTCTAACACTGATTTTTCCACCCAAGCTTCAAATCCCACATTCCTGCTCCATCCTTAAGATGTCTAGACCTCACTTAAGACCCAGAGCCTCCACTCCAGCCCCGACTCCCTCTAGATGTCGGCCTCACCCAGGTCCCATCTAGAGCTGAAGTGCAGAGATGTCTCCCTTGGTGCAGGAGCTGTGCCTTCCTGTGCTCCTTTCAGTGGTGTTCTGCTAGTCTAGATTCTGAACTGCCTGTACGTTTCTCACAGGCCTTGCCTTTTTTTGATGGTTCATCCAAATATTCCCACTGTCCTTGAGACTGCATCCTGATGACGGTGTACAGCTGCCACCCCTCTGCAGTGCCCCTCCCAACTGCCACTCCACTTGTTTCTCTGCCTGCAGACCCCAAGCACCATCTGGCTTTTCCAAGACCTTCTTGCTGGCTCCTGGGGTCTGCTGGTGCTGTTCCCAGCCTAATGTGCCCCCTAGTcacatctccagccccagccctgccCTTTCCCTCAACTGGCCTGGAACACTTCCAGATTCAGACACGGACATAATGTGCCTGATTTGGCCAGGGGTCCAGTGAAGAGGCAGCCCTAGGTAGACCAGGCCTGTTATCAGGTGGCATTTCTGCCCGCCAGACAATTAGGTTTACAGCCGTGATCTACAGGGGACAGAGTCACTGAGTCCTGGCACAGAGGGATCAGCACTATAGCTGGCCAGTGagaggaagcacagagaggtgCTGGGCTTAGCACTGAGGGACCTGAAGGGAGTAATGACTAATTAGGGCAAAGGTCATGGGAGATGACAAGGAAGCTAGAGAAGTCTTCAGGGACACAGGGAGAACAGGTTGTGTTGAATTTGTTTAAGGCAGAAAAGTGGGGGGGAAGCAAGGTGAGGCCATGAAAAGGAAAGCACTGGGTGCTGGTCAGGGCCCTGATACACACCACGGACATATCCCGCTGCTCTCACTACATCTAGAGGAGAGCAAGGACCCCATCTAGCTTCCTACAGTCCTCCATCCCTGTATGTAGCCTCCCACTCTCCAAAGCCCTGATGAGTtctgagaagcaggaagagatACCTGAGCCCTCAGAGGCTAGCACTGAGCCTACCTAGTACAAAGGGGGTTCCTCCTGCAGCACCATCCTGGTCGATGACAGAGCGTTGGAAGCTGGTAGTAGCACCAGGCTAGACCAGCcccagggagcagaggcagcaggaagctgaggagcATGGCCAAGGGGAAAGCATCCGGGGCTGTGGAGGGCACATCCGGGTGCTGAGTCCCAAGCAGGCTATGGCCTAGGCGGTTCCTGCCTGCTCCCACCCCACTGGCATACTTGCAGACTGTGCAGGGCCACTATCCATGCTACCACCCAAGCCAGGCTTGTCACAGAAGGGTGGAGCCCAGCCAGCAGCACAGTGACAGTTACGATTGCTATTGCAAACctaagaagaggacagaaaagtcACTAGGTAGCAAGGACCTCCAAGGTCACCCTGATCCCTTAGGCTACTCACCCCATGGTTATGGCAGGCAGTCAAGCAACGTTCCAGCTCCTGGGAGGTAGCATTCTGACAGTGCCTATCCTGGCACACCTATGGGCATTGTGCCCACTGGGCAGTGAGGAGAACACTTTGGCATGGAGGACTCAATAACCAGGAGGGGTTGGGTGGGCAGGGCTCACCATTCTAGGTCCACAGCGGGTTCCTGGCTCCACCAGACCCAAGTCAAGCTGGTTCAGGTGACTATCGGGGAGCACAGAGGCTCCTCGACAAACTACTTCGCGGCCCTCTAAGAGAACTGTGGAATCCATAGTCACTATGTGAGGCACTAGTGGGTTTGGCTCCCCTCCCTGGCACAGCAGCTTCCCACACCAAGCGTCCCTGGGGAGGAAGTGGACAGTGGTCAACATCTTTGGGTTCGCCCTCCACATTCTCTGCCCTAATTTACAGCTGCAGACCCTCAGCTCCACACCTCACCTCTGTGCACAAGGCAGGAAGCTACCCTTGCTGTCCTGGCCACAGTGCCCCTGCGAATTCTCCACGGAGTTCATCTTCTGGAAACAAGGCTCTGGGGCCGGCTGGGATCCTGGGGGATAGAAGCGGGGCAACTCGGACCTTGGTTCCCCCTGTGGAGCTTGCTCACAATAGAAAACCATAGGTTCTAGAAGTGGTCAGGGCACCAGGACCAGCATTCGGTCTCACCAGGCCCCCATAGCTGCTGGCACTGCTGCTCCAGTGTGGGACACCAGCCGTCTAGACAATAGCCGTGCCCCTCGGCGCAGGGTGAACCATCCAGTAGATAAACATCTGCAGGACAATGCGGGGAGGTGCCAGTGCAGAACTCCGGGAGGTCGCAGTCACTCGCAGCGGGACGACAGGGCGTGCCTGCGGGCTTTAGCTGCACCAGTGACCCATTAAGGGAAAGCAGAGAGATCTTTGCTGAAAGCCCGAGGGAGTGCTACTTGAACCCACAGACAGGGTCAAGCTCACactcagaaagaaaactagaaggTACCAGCCCAGCTAAGATCAACAGGCCGCTCTCCAGTATCCCGAGTCCTCACCAGGCACCACGCACAGCAATCGCCTTGGGCGCATTGCATCCCCTCACGCAGGGAGCAATTGTGGGCAAAGCAGCAGGGGTCTGGGATCTTTTGAAGTCAGAAAGGAGAGAACGGAATACGTGTTGACGAAGCAAGCTAGACCTGGGAGAGGCTGGGAGGATGGGTCAGCCTTGAACCCTAGGGACGGAGAAGATGACCTGACCTGGCCAGAACCGCAGTCGCACTCTTCTCCTGCTTCCACGAAGCCGTTTCCGCAGCGGCTGGGCAGCACCAGGCTCCCCGGCGCCGAGACGTTGGAGAGGCATGTACCGCCCCCTTTGCGGAAGAAGGTGCGCAGCTGGCGGCGGCTGCAAGCGCTGAAGACGCGCGGGAAAGGATGCCTGCAGATGGAAGACGGATGTCGTTGGTGGTGCGGGGACCATCTGGGGTGCTGGAACCACCTCCTTAGCTCAGGCTGCTACTGCACTATGGGCCCCGAGGTTAGCCACCCAGCCGCCAAGATGTGCTGTTTCTTCCTAAGCTAAGCGAGCAGTctagagagggaagggaaagggaatgctaggaactcaagacaggaggCTGTGACGCTAAAATCCGGCAGTCCAGGCCCCGAGGAGGACCAAGATCAGGAGTGGAGTACCCTAGTCCGGCAGTCATTCTGAGACTCTACCTTATCAGCATTTCTCCCACCGAAGCCCTATTAACAAGCTGTTATCACCCTCACTTTactaaagaagaaactgaagggtaagcaaagaaacaaaagcaaagccgCTGCGTCCAGGTCCGGTGGCACCGACCTTCTGTGCGTACCCTGTGGCTGCCTCCATGACGCAACCTCCCTGCTCTGCGTTTGCCTCCATGCAGCAGCCCTCTGGGTCATGGTGGAGGCCCAGGCTGTGGCCTATCTCGTGGGCCATGGTAGCTGCTGTGCCGATGGGGAGTTCCGAGTGGTCCTGGGGAGCCGGGCTTCACTGAGGACCACAAACCTTGCCCAAACCTCTCTCCTCTTAGGTCCCCAGAAGAGCTTACTGTGCTCACACCTCCGGAGCTCTCTGCACGGCACATGCCCTCCACAGGCGCCAGGCCCACCGTGGTACCCTGGAAGGTGCGGCCCCTAAGGATGGCAGAGAAGGGTGTGACTGGATGGATCTGGAAATAAAGACCTCCCgcaactcgtgtgtgtgtgtgtgtgtgtgtgtgtgtgtgtgtgtgtgtcacaaaaGGGCACCCACGTGAGCAATTGAGTAGAGTCGTGTGGTCTCCTGGCCCACAGTCCACGGCGCCACTGTAGAAAAGCCCAGAGCGTTTCGTTTGCATCCTGCGTGATGCGACTGAGATCCTGCTCGGTCCACACTTCCAGCCCGGTCAACACCAACTGAATATCCAGAGTCCTGAGAATCTGAGGAAGAGACCGGCTGAGGCCAGGAACCAGGCACCCACCGTGCAGGGCCAGAGCTTTTCAATTGCCTCGCTTCCAGCCTTCCATACCCTAATCGCCCAACCTGGTCCACGCAATTGGCAACTTCCAGGAGGCGCTGTCTTGTGTGGTTCAAGTTCCGATGCTGAAGCAAGAACTGAGAAGGCAGAAATCCCTGCGTCATAAGAGAGCTGAGCAGGCTCCAGCCCAGCCCAGTCAGACCTCTTAGGCCTCTCCTCACCAGGGTGTGGTCAGCCACTATGTACAGTTCCAGGTACCTGGGACTCCTGCGGGCCTCTCGCTTCACCTGTGAGAAGCAAATGGTGAGGGGCAGGCTGCTTGACTGAATCCTAGCCACACACCATTAAGTCCCGAGGGCCGGGAAGGGGACAGTTAAACTTCTGCTCAGACTTGATTCTTCAGCTTCCGAAATAAAACAgggagacaccccccccccactccacccccacccccacccccgtccaGGGCCTGCATTCCTGTCTCCTCTGGTTTGAAGGACCAGTTCCACTCTAGTTTGTGCCCCTTACCCGGCTCTGGGGGACACCTGGAAGACTGGCCATTCCTGCTTTGTACAGGGAGTTCTTGTCTCTCCGGGCCCCTCTCCAGGTGAACAACTGCTCCATCCTTAAGATCTCGTGGGTTGGGGATGCAGATCTCGTGTCCCCAGGAGTCCGGGGATGCAGATGATAGCCGATTTTGCCGCTGAGCACAATAAGGCCACTAGAGCGCAGGGGAGGGCAGGGGTGTGTGAGACCGAGCTCTCACCTCTGCAGCAGCCCCAGGctctctcccccaactccttACCTCATCCCAGAGCAGGCGCTGAGAACGACCCAGGATTCCCGGAAGCCCCTCACGCGCCCGTGATAGTGGCAATGGTCCTAGAGAGGAGGAAGCTCATACCCAAATCTCAGTAGGGGCTCAAGTTGGAGGAACAAGGAGGGAGTGGGGCCTGAAGGCAGACTACAACCTCCTTAGGAGTGCAAAACAGGATGCAGCTCTCCCACCATTCTCAGAGCCCCTGAAAGTGTCTCACCGTGTGGTTGGGGGACAGCACTATGGGCTGCCCATCGGGGCTGTAGTGGGTTTCTGTGTATCCTGGGGCCAGGAGCCTGCTGGAAAGCGGGAGTTTTAGGAGTCCCTGAATTTAGACCTGCCTCCTGCCCCTTACTTCCAGCTCTCCTCCCTGAGTGCTAGCTTTGAATGAGGCAAGCAGTGTGAGGGAAAGAACAGGAAAGCCTGTGCACTGTGCCTCAAAGAGAAAACTTGAGGCTAAAAGAAGACAAAGGTCTGGAGCGAGCCCTGAGGTGCCTTAGACAAGGGAATGGGCGTGTGGGAAGCACCCAGAGGAACAGGCTGGGGACCTTTGGTGCTGTGGAGCCTGCTGCAGGCAGGTGAAGGGCAGAGTCAGGAGATACAACCTCAAAGATGCCACTTGGGGCCCAGGTACTCCTGCCCTTGCTAACAGACCCCAGGCCCTTCAGTTCTCAGATTGCTAGATCCCATGTCTCCATCAGTCCCTCAGTGACTCTTACTTCCAACTTCCACAGAAAACAAAGTCCCACCTGCCTGTAGCTGcttctgctcagcctgccttaGCAAGGATCTCTTTACCTGGAGCTAGGCTCTACTCAGTAATGACTCTATTTTCAGGCTCCTTCCCTGCCCTCACCAAGAACATAACAACCATAAATGaatagctgctgctgcttctctccttccttccttccttccttccttccttcctttcttctctcatctttcctcctcctcttcttcttcctcctcctcctcctcctcctcctcctcctcctccttttctttctccttctccttctctttctcccttcctcattcctcctttacattttgagacagaattttgctaagttgcctaggctggtcttgaa contains:
- the Adam33 gene encoding disintegrin and metalloproteinase domain-containing protein 33 isoform X5 encodes the protein MLLAPGYTETHYSPDGQPIVLSPNHTDHCHYHGRVRGFRESWVVLSACSGMSGLIVLSGKIGYHLHPRTPGDTRSASPTHEILRMEQLFTWRGARRDKNSLYKAGMASLPGVPQSRVKREARRSPRYLELYIVADHTLFLLQHRNLNHTRQRLLEVANCVDQILRTLDIQLVLTGLEVWTEQDLSRITQDANETLWAFLQWRRGLWARRPHDSTQLLTGRTFQGTTVGLAPVEGMCRAESSGGVSTDHSELPIGTAATMAHEIGHSLGLHHDPEGCCMEANAEQGGCVMEAATGHPFPRVFSACSRRQLRTFFRKGGGTCLSNVSAPGSLVLPSRCGNGFVEAGEECDCGSGQIPDPCCFAHNCSLREGMQCAQGDCCAWCLLKPAGTPCRPAASDCDLPEFCTGTSPHCPADVYLLDGSPCAEGHGYCLDGWCPTLEQQCQQLWGPGSQPAPEPCFQKMNSVENSQGHCGQDSKGSFLPCAQRDAWCGKLLCQGGEPNPLVPHIVTMDSTVLLEGREVVCRGASVLPDSHLNQLDLGLVEPGTRCGPRMVCQDRHCQNATSQELERCLTACHNHGVCNSNRNCHCAAGWAPPFCDKPGLGGSMDSGPAQSATPDAFPLAMLLSFLLPLLPGAGLAWCYYQLPTLCHRPGWCCRRNPLCTRDQPLAGVHPVEFGSIITGEPSPLSPGTSCRLAPFIP
- the Adam33 gene encoding disintegrin and metalloproteinase domain-containing protein 33 isoform X4; amino-acid sequence: MRMFLVPQFLFCHLSGCCSLPGNARGELVTPHWILEGGLWLKVTLEEPIVKPDSMLVALKAEGQYLLLELEKNHRLLAPGYTETHYSPDGQPIVLSPNHTDHCHYHGRVRGFRESWVVLSACSGMSGLIVLSGKIGYHLHPRTPGDTRSASPTHEILRMEQLFTWRGARRDKNSLYKAGMASLPGVPQSRVKREARRSPRYLELYIVADHTLFLLQHRNLNHTRQRLLEVANCVDQILRTLDIQLVLTGLEVWTEQDLSRITQDANETLWAFLQWRRGLWARRPHDSTQLLTGRTFQGTTVGLAPVEGMCRAESSGGVSTDHSELPIGTAATMAHEIGHSLGLHHDPEGCCMEANAEQGGCVMEAATGHPFPRVFSACSRRQLRTFFRKGGGTCLSNVSAPGSLVLPSRCGNGFVEAGEECDCGSGQIPDPCCFAHNCSLREGMQCAQGDCCAWCLLKPAGTPCRPAASDCDLPEFCTGTSPHCPADVYLLDGSPCAEGHGYCLDGWCPTLEQQCQQLWGPGSQPAPEPCFQKMNSVENSQGHCGQDSKGSFLPCAQRDAWCGKLLCQGGEPNPLVPHIVTMDSTVLLEGREVVCRGASVLPDSHLNQLDLGLVEPGTRCGPRMVCQDRHCQNATSQELERCLTACHNHGVCNSNRNCHCAAGWAPPFCDKPGLGGSMDSGPAQSATPDAFPLAMLLSFLLPLLPGAGLAWCYYQLPTLCHRPGWCCRRNPLCTRDQPLAGVHPVEFGSIITGEPSPLSPGTSCRLAPFIP
- the Adam33 gene encoding disintegrin and metalloproteinase domain-containing protein 33 isoform X1, with the translated sequence MGSGCWRPGGSPVLLLLPLLLPACLLRSARMFPGNARGELVTPHWILEGGLWLKVTLEEPIVKPDSMLVALKAEGQYLLLELEKNHRLLAPGYTETHYSPDGQPIVLSPNHTDHCHYHGRVRGFRESWVVLSACSGMSGLIVLSGKIGYHLHPRTPGDTRSASPTHEILRMEQLFTWRGARRDKNSLYKAGMASLPGVPQSRVKREARRSPRYLELYIVADHTLFLLQHRNLNHTRQRLLEVANCVDQILRTLDIQLVLTGLEVWTEQDLSRITQDANETLWAFLQWRRGLWARRPHDSTQLLTGRTFQGTTVGLAPVEGMCRAESSGGVSTDHSELPIGTAATMAHEIGHSLGLHHDPEGCCMEANAEQGGCVMEAATGHPFPRVFSACSRRQLRTFFRKGGGTCLSNVSAPGSLVLPSRCGNGFVEAGEECDCGSGQIPDPCCFAHNCSLREGMQCAQGDCCAWCLLKPAGTPCRPAASDCDLPEFCTGTSPHCPADVYLLDGSPCAEGHGYCLDGWCPTLEQQCQQLWGPGSQPAPEPCFQKMNSVENSQGHCGQDSKGSFLPCAQRDAWCGKLLCQGGEPNPLVPHIVTMDSTVLLEGREVVCRGASVLPDSHLNQLDLGLVEPGTRCGPRMVCQDRHCQNATSQELERCLTACHNHGVCNSNRNCHCAAGWAPPFCDKPGLGGSMDSGPAQSATPDAFPLAMLLSFLLPLLPGAGLAWCYYQLPTLCHRPGWCCRRNPLCTRDQPLAGVHPVEFGSIITGEPSPLSPGTSCRLAPFIP
- the Adam33 gene encoding disintegrin and metalloproteinase domain-containing protein 33 isoform X2, giving the protein MGSGCWRPGGSPVLLLLPLLLPACLLRSARMFPGNARGELVTPHWILEGGLWLKVTLEEPIVKPDSMLVALKAEGQYLLLELEKNQLLAPGYTETHYSPDGQPIVLSPNHTDHCHYHGRVRGFRESWVVLSACSGMSGLIVLSGKIGYHLHPRTPGDTRSASPTHEILRMEQLFTWRGARRDKNSLYKAGMASLPGVPQSRVKREARRSPRYLELYIVADHTLFLLQHRNLNHTRQRLLEVANCVDQILRTLDIQLVLTGLEVWTEQDLSRITQDANETLWAFLQWRRGLWARRPHDSTQLLTGRTFQGTTVGLAPVEGMCRAESSGGVSTDHSELPIGTAATMAHEIGHSLGLHHDPEGCCMEANAEQGGCVMEAATGHPFPRVFSACSRRQLRTFFRKGGGTCLSNVSAPGSLVLPSRCGNGFVEAGEECDCGSGQIPDPCCFAHNCSLREGMQCAQGDCCAWCLLKPAGTPCRPAASDCDLPEFCTGTSPHCPADVYLLDGSPCAEGHGYCLDGWCPTLEQQCQQLWGPGSQPAPEPCFQKMNSVENSQGHCGQDSKGSFLPCAQRDAWCGKLLCQGGEPNPLVPHIVTMDSTVLLEGREVVCRGASVLPDSHLNQLDLGLVEPGTRCGPRMVCQDRHCQNATSQELERCLTACHNHGVCNSNRNCHCAAGWAPPFCDKPGLGGSMDSGPAQSATPDAFPLAMLLSFLLPLLPGAGLAWCYYQLPTLCHRPGWCCRRNPLCTRDQPLAGVHPVEFGSIITGEPSPLSPGTSCRLAPFIP
- the Adam33 gene encoding disintegrin and metalloproteinase domain-containing protein 33 isoform X3, giving the protein MGSGCWRPGGSPVLLLLPLLLPACLLRSARMFPGNARGELVTPHWILEGGLWLKVTLEEPIVKPDSMLVALKAEGQYLLLELEKNHRLLAPGYTETHYSPDGQPIVLSPNHTDHCHYHGRVRGFRESWVVLSACSGMSGLIVLSGKIGYHLHPRTPGDTRSASPTHEILRMEQLFTWRGARRDKNSLYKAGMASLPGVPQSRVKREARRSPRYLELYIVADHTLFLLQHRNLNHTRQRLLEVANCVDQILRTLDIQLVLTGLEVWTEQDLSRITQDANETLWAFLQWRRGLWARRPHDSTQLLTGRTFQGTTVGLAPVEGMCRAESSGGVSTDHSELPIGTAATMAHEIGHSLGLHHDPEGCCMEANAEQGGCVMEAATGHPFPRVFSACSRRQLRTFFRKGGGTCLSNVSAPGSLVLPSRCGNGFVEAGEECDCGSGQIPDPCCFAHNCSLREGMQCAQGDCCAWCLLKPAGTPCRPAASDCDLPEFCTGTSPHCPADVYLLDGSPCAEGHGYCLDGWCPTLEQQCQQLWGPGSQPAPEPCFQKMNSVENSQGHCGQDSKGSFLPCAQRDAWCGKLLCQGGEPNPLVPHIVTMDSTVLLEGREVVCRGASVLPDSHLNQLDLGLVEPGTRCGPRMVCQDRHCQNATSQELERCLTACHNHGVCNSNRNCHCAAGWAPPFCDKPGLGGSMDSGPAQSATPDAFPLAMLLSFLLPLLPGAGLAWCYYQLPTLCHRPGWCCRRNPLCTRDQPLAGVHPVEFGSIITGEPSPLYAENSVLT